One genomic window of Solanum dulcamara chromosome 10, daSolDulc1.2, whole genome shotgun sequence includes the following:
- the LOC129870197 gene encoding probable glycosyltransferase At3g42180: MKYSSEFQYLRQIDKRKWILVVVLVAVTHLFCQTLMLPYGNALHSLLYESNILLPEKISLSSKESSVVESAKIGESLSGKLSSFDDVHMLAHRLKTVDNGEIDESINEKDEVKPPTNHPVGKSLENDSDFVEDATIENDNLFDDVVDVDEETTMQKNDESRRDLSLEQVVKPNGELSADSELDANQNSVLNDTKAASVTNSSSVVASNHLDHLPLVTIDEINFIRTTRYPTGDLTQLLQNHGNHSLVQSDTTVSSNGLMMMNSTVKKKMRCMLPPKTVTSISQMERLLVRHRARSRAMRPRWSSERDQEILSARLQIEKAPLLRNDRELYAPAFRNLSMFKRSYELMERILKVYVYKEGEKPIFHQPIMKGLYASEGWFMKLMEGNNKFVVKDPRKAHLFYLPFSSRMLEHSLYVRNSHNRTNLRQYLKEYSEKIAAKYRFWNRTGGADHFLVACHDWAPYETRHHMEHCIKALCNADITLGFKIGRDVSLPETYVRSARNPLRDLGGKSPSQRKVLAFYAGNMHGYLRPILLEHWMDKDPNMEIFGPMPSGVASKMNYIQHMKSSKFCICPKGYEVNSPRVVEAIFYECVPVIISDNFVPPFFGVLNWDAFSLILAEKDIPNLKSILLSIPEKKYLDMQLAVRKVQRHFLWHSKPVKYDLFHMTLHSIWYNRVFQTKAR; this comes from the exons ATGAAGTACAGCTCGGAGTTTCAGTATCTGCGTCAAATTGATAAAAGGAAATGGATTTTGGTAGTGGTTTTGGTGGCTGTGACTCATTTATTTTGTCAGACCTTGATGCTTCCGTATGGAAATGCTCTTCATTCTCTGTTATATGAGAGCAATATTCTGCTACCTGAAAAGATAAGTTTGTCGAGTAAAGAATCTTCTGTCGTTGAATCTGCAAAGATTGGTGAAAGCCTTTCAGGAAAGCTTTCAAGCTTTGATGATGTACATATGTTGGCTCATCGCTTGAAAACTGTGGACAATGGTGAAATCGACGAGAGCATAAATGAGAAGGATGAGGTAAAACCTCCTACCAATCATCCAGTTGGCAAATCCCTGGAAAATGACTCTGATTTTGTTGAAGATGCAACTATTGAGAATGATAATCTATTTGATGATGTGGTGGACGTGGACGAGGAAACTACAATGCAGAAGAACGATGAATCTAGACGGGACCTTTCTTTAGAGCAGGTTGTAAAACCAAATGGTGAACTTTCAGCAGACTCTGAGTTAGATGCAAATCAAAATAGTGTGCTTAATGATACTAAAGCTGCAAGTGTGACTAACTCGTCGTCTGTGGTTGCTTCAAACCATCTAGATCACTTGCCGTTGGTTACCATAGATGAAATAAACTTCATTCGTACTACTAGGTATCCAACAGGAGATTTGACTCAACTTCTCCAAAATCATGGAAATCATTCGTTGGTGCAAAGTGATACCACTGTCTCAAGCAATGGGCTTATGATGATGAATAGTACAGTCAAAAAGAAGATGAGATGCATGTTGCCGCCAAAAACAGTAACTTCAATCTCTCAGATGGAAAGGTTACTCGTTAGGCATCGTGCTCGTTCACGTGCTATG AGACCTAGGTGGTCCTCGGAACGTGACCAGGAAATTCTGTCTGCTAGGTTACAGATTGAGAAGGCTCCACTTCTGAGGAATGATCGAGAACTTTATGCTCCCGCCTTTCGAAACTTGTCCATGTTCAAAAG GAGTTATGAACTCATGGAGCGGATTCTCAAAGTTTATGTCTACAAGGAAGGGGAGAAGCCCATTTTTCATCAACCAATAATGAAAGGATTGTATGCATCCGAGGGATGGTTCATGAAACTAATGGAGGGAAACAATAAGTTTGTTGTGAAGGATCCCCGAAAAGCTCACTTGTTCTACCTGCCCTTTAGTTCAAGGATGCTGGAGCATTCTCTATACGTTCGTAATTCTCATAATCGAACAAATCTACGCCAGTATTTGAAGGAATACTCAGAGAAGATTGCAGCAAAATACCGTTTCTGGAACAGAACCGGTGGGGCTGATCATTTTCTCGTTGCATGCCATGACTGG GCTCCGTATGAAACGAGGCATCACATGGAGCACTGTATCAAGGCCCTCTGCAACGCTGACATAACCTTAGGCTTCAAAATAGGAAGGGATGTGTCCCTTCCGGAAACATATGTCCGGTCTGCTAGAAATCCTCTAAGAGATCTCGGAGGAAAGTCACCGTCTCAAAGGAAAGTTCTTGCATTCTATGCTGGGAATATGCATGGATACTTGCGTCCAATCTTGCTCGAGCATTGGATGGACAAAGATCCCAATATGGAGATCTTCGGTCCAATGCCAAGTGGCGTTGCTAGCAAAATGAACTATATCCAGCATATGAAGAGCAGTAAATTCTGCATCTGCCCAAAGGGATATGAAGTCAACAGCCCGAGAGTAGTAGAAGCCATATTTTACGAATGTGTGCCAGTGATCATATCAGATAATTTCGTGCCTCCCTTTTTCGGAGTCTTGAATTGGGATGCATTCTCGTTAATCCTAGCTGAGAAGGATATTCCGAACTTGAAAAGCATACTTCTCTCCATACCGGAAAAGAAGTATCTCGATATGCAACTAGCTGTCAGGAAGGTTCAGCGCCATTTCCTTTGGCACTCAAAGCCGGTAAAATACGACTTGTTTCATATGACTCTTCATTCAATTTGGTACAATAGAGTTTTTCAAACGAAAGCGAGATGA